The following proteins come from a genomic window of Acidobacteriota bacterium:
- a CDS encoding ABC transporter substrate-binding protein codes for NGLVTKDPQGNLIPDLAESWEVLDGGARYRFHLRPGVRFHDGSTFDAADVVWTFGTILDGTVKTAKRAAFALVEEVVAVDELTVDMVLAEPYGALLVDLTPAQGVIPEGMTPEEMNRQPIGTGPFRLVERTPEKVVLEPFPEHFRGAPHLQRLVLKEVPDSTVRALELLNGSVQLVVNDLAPDVVPTFRDDPAYQVVSAPGANYAYLGLNLRDPALSDVRVRRALAMSIDRQRLVDTLWNHLGLVTETMLPPGLWARNEDLEPLPYDPAAAARLLEEAGYPDPDGDGPEPRLRLEYKTSTNEPYVLQAQVIQNMAQAAGIEIEVRSFEFATFYRDVQRGNFQIFSLVRTGVIDPNIYRLVLHSEATPPQGQNRGFYRNLRFDRLIDEGARRALPEERRPFYLEAQEIVAEELPYISLYTKINFAVMPAELEGYVNYPSGELFSLRTVRWKR; via the coding sequence CAACGGCCTGGTGACCAAGGATCCCCAGGGCAACCTCATCCCCGACCTGGCGGAATCCTGGGAAGTGCTGGACGGCGGCGCGCGCTATCGCTTTCATCTACGCCCGGGAGTGCGCTTCCACGACGGCAGCACCTTCGACGCCGCCGACGTGGTGTGGACCTTCGGCACCATCCTCGACGGCACGGTGAAGACCGCCAAGCGCGCCGCCTTCGCCCTGGTGGAAGAAGTGGTGGCGGTGGACGAGCTGACGGTGGACATGGTGCTGGCAGAGCCCTACGGCGCCCTGCTGGTGGACCTGACCCCGGCCCAGGGAGTAATTCCCGAGGGCATGACGCCGGAGGAGATGAACCGCCAGCCCATCGGCACCGGCCCCTTCCGGCTGGTGGAGCGGACGCCGGAGAAGGTGGTGTTGGAGCCCTTCCCGGAGCATTTCCGGGGCGCCCCGCACCTGCAGCGCCTGGTGCTCAAGGAAGTCCCGGACTCCACCGTCCGGGCGCTGGAGCTGCTCAACGGCTCGGTACAGCTGGTGGTCAACGATCTGGCGCCGGACGTCGTCCCCACCTTCCGCGACGACCCCGCCTATCAGGTGGTTTCCGCCCCCGGCGCCAACTACGCCTACCTGGGTCTCAACCTGCGAGATCCGGCCCTCTCCGATGTTCGGGTCCGCCGGGCCCTGGCCATGAGCATCGACCGCCAGCGGCTGGTAGACACCCTGTGGAACCACCTCGGCCTGGTCACCGAAACCATGCTGCCGCCGGGACTGTGGGCGCGCAACGAAGACTTGGAGCCCCTGCCCTACGATCCCGCCGCCGCCGCCCGGCTGCTGGAAGAAGCGGGCTACCCCGACCCCGACGGCGACGGCCCCGAGCCCCGGCTGCGGCTGGAGTACAAGACCTCCACCAACGAGCCTTACGTGCTCCAGGCGCAGGTGATCCAGAACATGGCGCAGGCCGCCGGCATCGAGATCGAGGTGCGCTCCTTCGAGTTCGCCACCTTTTACCGCGACGTCCAGCGGGGCAATTTCCAGATCTTCTCGCTGGTGCGCACCGGCGTCATCGACCCCAATATCTACCGCTTGGTGCTGCACTCTGAAGCGACGCCGCCCCAGGGCCAGAACCGCGGCTTCTACCGCAACCTCCGCTTCGACCGCCTCATCGACGAAGGCGCCCGCCGGGCGCTGCCGGAGGAGCGCCGGCCGTTCTATCTGGAAGCCCAGGAGATCGTCGCCGAGGAGCTTCCCTACATCAGCCTCTACACCAAGATCAATTTCGCCGTCATGCCCGCCGAGCTGGAAGGCTACGTCAACTACCCCAGCGGCGAGCTCTTCAGCCTGCGCACGGTTCGCTGGAAGCGCTGA
- a CDS encoding BlaI/MecI/CopY family transcriptional regulator, producing the protein MSTGTNISESEWEVMNVLWSESPLTSSQIAERLEQPTGWKPATVKTLLGRLVKKGQLTYEADGNRYLYRPRVSRTAAVQAESHSFLARVFRGDAASMLLHFARNAELSDTEAEELRQLLDAGEGHG; encoded by the coding sequence TTGAGCACCGGTACCAACATCTCCGAATCCGAATGGGAAGTGATGAACGTTCTGTGGAGTGAGAGCCCGCTGACCTCTTCCCAAATCGCCGAGCGGCTGGAGCAGCCCACCGGGTGGAAACCTGCGACGGTGAAGACTCTGCTGGGGCGGCTGGTGAAGAAGGGCCAGCTGACCTACGAAGCCGACGGCAACCGCTACCTCTACCGCCCCCGGGTGTCCCGCACCGCCGCGGTGCAGGCGGAAAGCCACTCCTTCCTGGCGCGGGTCTTCCGCGGCGACGCCGCCTCCATGCTGTTGCATTTCGCCCGCAACGCCGAGCTGTCGGACACCGAGGCGGAGGAGCTCCGGCAGCTCCTCGACGCCGGGGAGGGTCACGGATGA
- a CDS encoding M56 family metallopeptidase produces the protein MISLDLLLPLALKASLKAALIALVVALVLRLLGRHLSPGVRYGLWLLVPARLALPVAPVSEWSLFRGEAFAGLQTGGQAGGWIPGLGDLPEAIGAVVAASPASGWSFDGRLTLLALWGAGALLHLSWLAVGEVRLHRLVAAAPALADERALRLLRECRHRLGIRQQVELRSVDGGSSSQGPGIFGWLRPKVLLPQSLVRHLDDVQLRHLLLHELTHLRRLDGPVRRLASLLMALHWFNPAAHWALRRMAAECELACDAQVLKLLDAGERRAYGHTLLSLSVPSSYPTALPAFSRTSKRELKRRITMIARFQPPSLRSAALGLTIFAVLAFATLTDLPAQAGTAESPGTDAGAEDIEKQKQTIENVRTVGTAMFAWLTDQDNALTEAQDPPDGKLSWARCKAVTAEELEELLVPAYLQELPTEDGWGHPLEYCIDEQATYMVIALRSPGRDGTYEDTTYSIGAFLPPEVDHDVVWSDGFFVRWPGKPGG, from the coding sequence ATGATTTCTCTCGACCTACTCCTGCCCCTTGCTCTCAAGGCCTCCCTCAAAGCGGCACTGATCGCGCTGGTGGTGGCGCTGGTGCTGCGGCTGCTGGGCCGGCACCTTTCCCCCGGCGTGCGCTACGGGCTGTGGCTGCTGGTGCCGGCACGGCTGGCGCTGCCGGTGGCGCCGGTGAGCGAGTGGAGCCTGTTCCGCGGCGAGGCCTTCGCCGGCCTCCAGACCGGCGGTCAGGCCGGCGGCTGGATTCCCGGCCTGGGTGACCTGCCGGAAGCCATCGGTGCCGTCGTCGCGGCATCTCCTGCCAGCGGCTGGAGCTTCGACGGCCGCCTGACCCTCCTCGCCCTCTGGGGCGCCGGGGCGCTGCTCCACCTGAGCTGGCTGGCGGTGGGCGAGGTGCGCCTGCACAGGCTGGTGGCGGCGGCCCCGGCCCTCGCGGACGAACGAGCTCTCCGCCTGCTGCGAGAATGCCGTCACCGCCTCGGAATCCGCCAGCAGGTCGAGCTGCGCAGCGTCGATGGGGGCTCGTCCTCCCAAGGACCGGGCATTTTCGGCTGGCTACGGCCCAAGGTCTTGCTGCCGCAGAGTTTGGTGCGGCATCTGGACGACGTCCAGCTGCGCCACTTGCTGCTCCACGAGCTCACCCATCTGCGCCGTCTTGACGGCCCCGTGCGCCGGCTGGCCTCGCTGCTGATGGCGCTCCACTGGTTCAACCCGGCGGCCCATTGGGCGCTGCGGCGGATGGCGGCGGAGTGCGAGCTGGCCTGCGACGCCCAGGTTCTAAAGCTCCTCGACGCCGGCGAACGGCGCGCTTACGGCCACACTTTGTTGAGCCTTTCGGTCCCCTCGTCCTACCCCACCGCTCTGCCCGCCTTCTCCCGCACGTCGAAGCGAGAATTGAAAAGGAGAATCACCATGATCGCCCGCTTCCAACCCCCGTCCCTGCGCTCCGCAGCGCTCGGTCTCACCATCTTCGCCGTCCTCGCCTTCGCCACCCTCACGGATCTGCCGGCCCAGGCGGGCACAGCTGAAAGCCCCGGCACGGACGCCGGCGCCGAGGACATAGAGAAGCAGAAGCAGACCATCGAGAACGTCCGCACCGTCGGCACCGCCATGTTCGCCTGGCTCACCGACCAAGACAACGCCCTCACCGAGGCGCAGGATCCGCCGGACGGCAAGCTGTCCTGGGCCCGATGCAAGGCCGTCACCGCCGAAGAGCTGGAGGAGCTCCTTGTCCCCGCCTACCTCCAGGAGTTACCCACCGAGGACGGCTGGGGGCATCCGCTGGAATACTGCATCGACGAGCAAGCAACCTACATGGTGATCGCCCTGCGTAGCCCCGGCCGCGACGGCACCTACGAGGACACCACCTACTCCATCGGGGCCTTCCTGCCCCCGGAGGTGGATCACGACGTGGTCTGGTCCGACGGCTTCTTCGTGCGCTGGCCCGGCAAGCCCGGGGGCTGA
- a CDS encoding radical SAM protein, with protein MHVSFLKPPVGGIIGLEMITFVEPLGLECVAGALEVEDHACQIVDLRLEDLDEGFAKVRRFQPAVVGLQCNFTTERFRALRLAQRVREELPEAVIVLGGHDASRDPSWFEHPALDIIVVGDGEDIMPLLVTALEKKTPLTDVPGLVLNTEHGQEATGHAPDRRALDDIPLPARHLIRHYASEYYINFRKPLALLETARGCPFKCNFCSVWKFHESSFREKSPGRVVEELAAIEAPNVFITDDIFWMNVRRGREMAEAIRKSGIRKFFTVQTRTDIICKFPDLVKQWKDCGHLSIFLGLEKIDDAGLDSVNKSNTAANNDQALEILSELGVGYTPNFIVDPSWDRDDFARLRQWVDERGAYNSGFSVLTPLPGTDLWDDVKSTVVTEDWELFDITHAVLPTKLPLDEFYREYAGLWRHALELRYRVRGKARTYLELLAALASGKVTYTALRKGMNLSKRFSTADTFLRGHRESPARLEAAAELLAS; from the coding sequence ATGCACGTCAGCTTCCTGAAACCACCGGTGGGCGGCATCATCGGGCTCGAGATGATCACCTTTGTCGAGCCGCTGGGGTTGGAGTGCGTGGCGGGGGCGCTGGAGGTGGAGGATCACGCCTGCCAGATCGTCGATTTGCGGCTGGAGGATCTGGACGAGGGCTTTGCCAAGGTGCGGCGGTTCCAGCCGGCGGTGGTGGGGCTGCAGTGCAATTTCACCACCGAGCGCTTCCGGGCCCTGCGGCTGGCGCAGCGGGTCCGGGAGGAGCTGCCGGAGGCGGTTATCGTCCTGGGCGGCCACGACGCCTCCCGGGATCCCAGCTGGTTCGAGCATCCGGCGCTGGACATCATCGTGGTGGGGGACGGCGAAGACATCATGCCGTTGCTGGTCACGGCGTTGGAGAAAAAGACCCCGCTGACCGACGTGCCCGGGCTGGTGCTCAACACCGAGCACGGCCAGGAGGCCACCGGCCACGCGCCGGATCGCCGGGCGCTGGACGACATCCCGCTGCCGGCGCGGCATCTGATCCGCCACTACGCCAGCGAGTACTACATCAACTTCCGCAAGCCCCTGGCGCTGCTGGAGACCGCCCGGGGTTGCCCGTTCAAATGCAATTTCTGCTCGGTGTGGAAATTCCACGAGAGCAGCTTCCGGGAGAAGTCTCCAGGGCGGGTGGTGGAGGAGCTGGCCGCCATCGAGGCGCCGAATGTCTTCATCACCGACGATATTTTCTGGATGAACGTGCGCCGCGGCCGCGAGATGGCGGAGGCCATCCGCAAGTCCGGAATCCGCAAATTCTTCACCGTCCAGACCCGCACCGACATCATCTGCAAATTCCCCGACCTGGTGAAGCAGTGGAAGGATTGCGGCCACCTCTCCATCTTCCTCGGCTTGGAGAAGATCGACGACGCCGGCCTGGACTCGGTGAATAAGAGCAACACCGCCGCCAACAACGACCAGGCGCTGGAGATCCTCAGCGAGCTGGGGGTCGGCTACACCCCCAACTTCATCGTCGACCCGAGCTGGGATCGGGACGACTTCGCCCGCCTGCGCCAGTGGGTGGACGAGCGCGGCGCCTACAACAGTGGGTTTTCGGTGCTCACCCCGCTCCCCGGCACCGATCTATGGGACGACGTCAAGAGCACCGTGGTGACGGAGGATTGGGAGCTCTTCGACATCACCCACGCGGTGCTGCCCACCAAGCTGCCGCTGGACGAGTTCTACCGCGAGTACGCCGGCCTGTGGCGCCACGCCCTGGAGCTGCGCTACCGGGTGCGGGGCAAGGCTCGCACCTACCTGGAGCTGCTGGCGGCGCTGGCCAGTGGCAAGGTGACCTACACGGCTTTGCGCAAGGGCATGAACCTGAGCAAGCGGTTCAGCACTGCCGACACCTTCCTCCGCGGTCATCGGGAAAGCCCCGCCCGCCTGGAGGCCGCCGCCGAGCTGCTGGCGAGCTGA